The DNA region ACCAAACATCAGCGCTAAACCTAATGAGAGCGCAGATATTGGGTCGGAAACTAATCCACCCGGACTCATAATGGCGGCACCTTTCGGGCTGGTTTTAATTGCCTGAACGAAGAGTTCATTAAAATTGAAGTTAACAGATTTCATGACCATGATAGCCATAAAGCTGGCTCCGGCCAGTAACAGCACGGCTTTGATTATTTGCACCCATGTTGTCGCTAACATGCCGCCAAACAATACATACATCACCATCAGGATACCAACTAAGACGACTGCTACATGGTAGTTCAAACCAAACAGCAACTGAATTAGCTTACCTGCTCCTACCATCTGAGCAATCAGATACAAAGCCACTACCACCAACGAGCCACAGGCTGATAGGGTACGGATCTCTTTTTGTCCCAGACGATATGATGCGACATCAGCAAAAGTATATTTCCCCAGATTACGCAAGCGTTCGGCTATCAGGAATAGAATTATCGGCCAACCAATTAAGAACCCGATAGAGTAAATAAGGCCATCGTAACCAGAGGTATAAACCAGTGCAGAGATACCAAGAAAAGATGCAGCAGACATAAAATCACCGGCAATGGCTAAACCATTTTGTAATCCGGTGATTTTTCCGCCAGCGGTGTAGTAATCAGAGCGGGAACGGGTACGTTTAGAGGCCCAGTAAGTGATGTAGAGTGTTGCGCCAACAAACAAAATAAACATCACTATCGCTTCAATATTTAGCGGCTGGCGTTTGACTTCACCACCAATGGCGTCAGCAAAAACCATTGGTGAGGCTGCCAGTAGCGCTAAGGCAGAGAAAAAACGAGTTTTCATTGGTGTGCCTCATTCAAAATTTGCGCATTGAGTTCATCAAACTCTCTGTTCGCCCGATAGACATAGATTCCAGTTAAAATAAAAGAGGCAACGATTAAACCGAGGCCAATTGGAATACCGCGAGTAATACTGATGCCTTCTGCAACAGGTGTTCCCAACCACTGGGGTTCAAAAGCGATAAGCAGAATAAAGCCAACATACAGGGCTAATGTAATAAACGAGAGCGTCCAGGCAAAGATGTCCCGTTTGCGCACCAGATCTTTGAAGCGCGGGTTATTTTCAATCCGTTGATAAATGTGGTCATTCATCAGAGCGTCTCCTGTGAGATAAAGATTGAATATCGCCGCGCAAGGCGGCGTAGATTATGAGGCTGCTTTCATTAACTCTTTTTCCTGCAATAGTTTTTCAACTACGCCTGGATCGGCTAGCGTAGAGGTATCTCCCAGATTACTGGTATCGCCGTCGGCGATTTTCCGTAGAATGCGCCGCATAATTTTACCCGAACGCGTTTTAGGAAGGGTTTGGGTCCAGTGCAAGATATCGGGCGTGGCTATCGGCCCAATCTCTTTACGTACCCATTTAATAACATCGTCATAAAGCTCATCGCTGGGCACCTCACCGTAATTCAGTGTGATATAGGCATAAATAGCCTGCCCCTTGATGTAGTGAGGAATACCGACAACGGCAGCTTCGGCGATTTTAGGATGAGCAACCAACGCCGATTCTATTTCTGCAGTTCCCAGACGATGTCCCGATACGTTCAGAACATCATCTACCCGACCTGTTATCCAGTAATATCCATCTTCATCACGGCGGGCACCGTCGCCACTGAAATAGAAGCCTTTGAATGAAGCAAAATAGGTCTGTTCAAACCGGTCATGGTCACCATAGAGTGTACGCGCCTGACCTGGCCATGAATCGGTTATCACCAGATTGCCTTCACAAGCATTACTTAACAGGTTTCCGTCATTGTCGACCAGTGCAGGCTGGACACCAAAGAAAGGTAAGGTCGCTGAACCTGCCTTTAACTCTGTAGCGCCAGGAAGAGGCGTTAACATAAAACCGCCGGTCTCCGTTTGCCACCAGGTATCAACAATTGGGCATTTACCGTTACCAATAGTGTAGTAATACCACTCCCAGGCTTCCGGGTTGATAGGTTCACCCACGCTGCCCATAATTCTTAATGAGCTACGTGTGGTATCCGTAACTGCCAGATTGCCTTGTGCCATTAATGAGCGAATGGCGGTAGGGGCGGTATACAGAATATTGACCTGATATTTATCTATCAACTGTGACATACGATTAGGGCCGGGATGGGTTAATAACCCTTCAAAAAAGAGGGTAGTGGCCCCGTTACACAATGGTCCATACAGCGCATAGCTATGGCCTGTCACCCAGCCCATATCTGCGGTACACCAATAGATTTCACCTTCATGATAATCAAATACATATTTGAAGGTCAGTGCAGCATAAACCAGATAACCTCCGGTGGTATGCAGCACGCCTTTTGGCTTGCCGGTTGAACCAGAGGTGTAGAGAATAAACAGCGGGCTTTCAGCAGGAAGTTCTACCGGAGCACACTCATCATTTGCAGCATCGACCAGTTCATGCCACCACAGGTCATGATTAGGCTTCCAGTTGATGGTATTACCGGTTCGTCTGAAAACAATGGTGTGTTCAACGCTATTCACGTTAGGATTTGCTAATGCATCATCAATATTCTTTTTCAGCGGGATGGTTTTGCCTGCTCGTAATCCTTCATCCGCGGTAATCACTAAGCGGGAACTGGAATCAATAATACGACCGGAAATAGCTTCCGGAGAAAAACCAGCAAAAATAACGGAATGTATTAGCCCTAAGCGTGCACAGGCCAACATTGCAATAGCGGTTTCCGGCACCATTGGCATGTAGATCGCCACCACATCGCCCT from Limnobaculum xujianqingii includes:
- a CDS encoding DUF485 domain-containing protein, which codes for MNDHIYQRIENNPRFKDLVRKRDIFAWTLSFITLALYVGFILLIAFEPQWLGTPVAEGISITRGIPIGLGLIVASFILTGIYVYRANREFDELNAQILNEAHQ
- the acs gene encoding acetate--CoA ligase, with the translated sequence MSTVHKHPVPAAIAENALINKQQYQAMYQQSVEDPDTFWGTQGKIIDWVKPYTRVKNTSFSPGNIDIRWFEDGTLNLSANCLDRHLETRGDQTAIIWESDDGSETQKITYRQLYHRVCKFANVLKSLGMKQGDVVAIYMPMVPETAIAMLACARLGLIHSVIFAGFSPEAISGRIIDSSSRLVITADEGLRAGKTIPLKKNIDDALANPNVNSVEHTIVFRRTGNTINWKPNHDLWWHELVDAANDECAPVELPAESPLFILYTSGSTGKPKGVLHTTGGYLVYAALTFKYVFDYHEGEIYWCTADMGWVTGHSYALYGPLCNGATTLFFEGLLTHPGPNRMSQLIDKYQVNILYTAPTAIRSLMAQGNLAVTDTTRSSLRIMGSVGEPINPEAWEWYYYTIGNGKCPIVDTWWQTETGGFMLTPLPGATELKAGSATLPFFGVQPALVDNDGNLLSNACEGNLVITDSWPGQARTLYGDHDRFEQTYFASFKGFYFSGDGARRDEDGYYWITGRVDDVLNVSGHRLGTAEIESALVAHPKIAEAAVVGIPHYIKGQAIYAYITLNYGEVPSDELYDDVIKWVRKEIGPIATPDILHWTQTLPKTRSGKIMRRILRKIADGDTSNLGDTSTLADPGVVEKLLQEKELMKAAS